The bacterium (Candidatus Blackallbacteria) CG13_big_fil_rev_8_21_14_2_50_49_14 genome window below encodes:
- a CDS encoding molybdopterin oxidoreductase, translating to MSNSMNRLSFLKRMAAWGAAIGVSGCASRANNLDDRDNPVLRYFKPLQVENPLKAYPNRGWENVYRNLFQHDSDFSFLCAPNDTHNCLLKTYVKNGIAIRIGPTYGYGKAKDLYGQTASHRWDPRLCQKGLGLVRRIYGDRRLKAPMIRKGYKAWVDAGFPRDRQTGKPDPKYFQRGKDAWLRIDWKDAYSIAAKALSNIAETYHGETGQKRLLAQGYDDAMVLAMEGSGTQTIKLRGGMAPLGATRIFGMYRMANSLALMDAKQRKVSPEKSFGARGWDSYSWHTDLPPGHPMVTGAQTNDFELFSVEHSKLAIAWGMNWITTKMPDSHWLTEARLKGTKTVTVTVEYSATASKTDEVIVIRPGSDPAFALGLAQVIIERNLFDSEFVKTKTDLPFLIRLDTLQPLRPEDVIKDYKTKVPKNLDVLIGDEKPPANVLQKDQFIKEKMGKSFQPYMIWDSVKSQVMPVTRDDWGKNMLKLGLNPDLNAVKKVKLVSGKEVEVRTVFDLTRQYLNQNFTPEQTSQITTAPVSGILSLATQIAANKEKTLFVTGMGPNQFFNADLKDRAIFLVAALTRNLGFPGGNVGSYAGNYRGALFGGEPLYTLEDPFHPQLDPKGKVSTAKYSHYESLHYFNYGDRPLRMGKHLLTGESHLPVPTKAMWLNNSNSVLGNIKWHFDVINNTLPKLEFVAYADWWWTGSCEYADLVFACDSWAEFRHPDLTASCTNPFVQVYPTSPLKRIFDTRSDIEIIAGVGKALAQELDEPRLAQMWEFVEKDQVDVYLQRIINGTSALKGYTFEKLHLDAKEGIPALMNNRTYPRLSSYEQVHDEKPWHTKSGRLEFYRFEPEFVENGENLVVYREPIDSTHYEPNVIVSKPHPAIRPKQPADYGVNENQLDTETRQARHVVRTGEELLKSKHPLKAQQFSHVYHTPKYRHGAHTTPVDTDFTGVWFGPFGDIYRHDKRNPSVIEGYVDINPLDAKELGVDDGDYVYIDADPGDRPYRDHIASTEAYKVARLLLRARYYPGTPRGVARTWHNMYGATFGSVKGHETREDGLAKNPETNYQSMYRYGSHQSATRAWLKPTLMTESLVHKSMFGQGLAKGFEPDIHCPVGAPREAFVKITRAASGGLDAKGKWRPVTLGFRPTYESKAMKTYLKGQFTGVKR from the coding sequence ATGTCAAACTCTATGAATCGTCTCAGCTTTTTAAAACGAATGGCCGCTTGGGGGGCTGCAATAGGTGTAAGTGGGTGTGCTTCAAGAGCCAATAATCTGGATGATAGAGACAATCCTGTATTGCGTTATTTTAAACCCCTACAGGTTGAAAACCCCTTGAAAGCTTATCCCAATCGGGGTTGGGAAAATGTATACCGCAATCTGTTTCAACATGATTCAGATTTCAGTTTTCTCTGTGCCCCCAATGATACGCATAACTGCCTGCTCAAAACCTATGTCAAAAATGGGATTGCAATCAGAATCGGGCCTACCTATGGTTATGGAAAGGCAAAAGACTTGTATGGTCAAACTGCCTCACACCGTTGGGATCCAAGACTCTGTCAGAAGGGTCTGGGTTTGGTGCGAAGAATATACGGGGATCGGCGATTAAAAGCACCGATGATACGCAAAGGTTATAAAGCATGGGTCGATGCAGGATTTCCCAGAGATCGCCAGACAGGTAAACCCGATCCAAAATATTTTCAAAGAGGTAAGGATGCCTGGTTGCGGATAGATTGGAAGGATGCCTATTCAATTGCTGCAAAGGCCTTGAGCAATATCGCAGAGACCTATCACGGAGAAACCGGTCAAAAACGTTTGCTGGCACAGGGCTATGATGATGCGATGGTTCTTGCCATGGAAGGTTCTGGTACGCAAACCATTAAATTGAGGGGAGGGATGGCCCCATTGGGGGCCACCCGTATTTTTGGAATGTACCGTATGGCCAATTCCCTGGCCTTGATGGATGCCAAGCAAAGAAAGGTGTCCCCCGAGAAGTCTTTTGGTGCCAGGGGTTGGGACAGCTATAGCTGGCATACAGATCTTCCGCCTGGCCATCCAATGGTTACAGGGGCGCAAACCAATGATTTTGAACTTTTTTCTGTAGAGCATTCCAAACTGGCAATTGCATGGGGCATGAACTGGATTACAACGAAAATGCCTGATTCTCATTGGTTAACTGAAGCCCGTCTCAAAGGTACAAAAACGGTAACGGTAACAGTGGAATACAGTGCCACCGCTTCTAAAACGGATGAAGTCATTGTGATTCGTCCAGGTTCTGATCCTGCTTTTGCTTTGGGTCTTGCCCAGGTCATTATTGAACGCAATCTCTTTGATAGTGAATTTGTAAAAACCAAAACAGATTTACCTTTTCTGATTCGTCTGGATACCTTGCAACCCCTGCGTCCTGAAGATGTGATTAAAGACTACAAAACGAAAGTACCTAAAAATCTGGATGTATTAATCGGAGATGAGAAACCTCCCGCCAATGTGCTTCAGAAAGATCAGTTTATCAAAGAGAAAATGGGTAAAAGTTTCCAGCCGTATATGATTTGGGATTCAGTTAAAAGCCAGGTAATGCCTGTTACCCGTGATGATTGGGGTAAAAATATGCTTAAACTGGGTTTGAATCCAGATCTGAATGCGGTAAAAAAAGTCAAATTAGTTTCTGGAAAGGAAGTTGAGGTTCGAACGGTTTTTGATCTTACCCGACAGTATCTGAATCAAAACTTTACTCCAGAACAAACGTCTCAGATTACAACAGCCCCGGTCAGCGGCATTTTATCTTTAGCCACCCAAATTGCGGCCAATAAAGAAAAAACACTCTTTGTAACCGGAATGGGCCCCAATCAGTTTTTTAATGCCGATCTGAAAGACAGAGCGATTTTTCTGGTGGCGGCCTTAACCCGGAATCTGGGTTTTCCTGGCGGTAACGTGGGCAGTTATGCTGGCAATTACAGGGGGGCTCTGTTTGGAGGAGAACCTTTGTATACACTTGAAGATCCCTTTCACCCCCAATTGGATCCAAAAGGCAAGGTCAGTACGGCCAAATACAGCCATTATGAATCCCTGCATTATTTCAATTATGGGGATCGCCCCTTACGTATGGGTAAACATCTTCTTACTGGTGAATCCCACTTGCCCGTTCCGACCAAAGCCATGTGGCTGAACAATTCTAATTCAGTTTTGGGAAATATCAAATGGCACTTTGATGTGATTAACAATACCCTTCCCAAACTGGAATTTGTAGCCTATGCAGATTGGTGGTGGACAGGGTCCTGTGAATATGCTGATTTGGTCTTTGCCTGTGACAGCTGGGCAGAATTCAGGCATCCTGATTTAACGGCTTCCTGTACTAATCCTTTTGTTCAGGTTTACCCGACCTCACCACTGAAACGAATCTTCGATACCCGTTCAGATATTGAAATCATTGCTGGAGTAGGCAAGGCTTTGGCCCAGGAATTGGATGAACCCCGTCTTGCGCAGATGTGGGAATTTGTTGAAAAAGATCAAGTAGATGTCTATCTGCAGAGAATTATCAATGGTACTTCAGCTCTGAAAGGTTATACATTTGAAAAGCTGCATTTGGATGCCAAAGAGGGCATCCCTGCATTGATGAATAACCGCACCTACCCTCGTTTGTCTTCCTATGAACAGGTTCATGATGAAAAACCTTGGCATACCAAATCGGGTCGCTTGGAGTTTTACCGTTTTGAACCTGAGTTTGTCGAAAATGGAGAAAACCTGGTGGTTTACCGTGAACCGATTGATTCTACGCATTATGAGCCGAATGTAATTGTTTCTAAACCACATCCGGCAATCCGTCCCAAACAACCGGCAGATTATGGTGTCAATGAAAATCAATTGGATACCGAAACGCGACAGGCTCGTCATGTGGTGAGAACTGGGGAGGAACTGCTCAAAAGTAAACATCCTTTGAAAGCCCAGCAGTTCAGCCATGTCTATCACACGCCAAAGTACCGGCATGGTGCGCATACAACACCTGTAGATACAGATTTTACGGGAGTTTGGTTTGGTCCCTTCGGAGATATTTATCGCCATGACAAACGCAATCCATCAGTGATTGAGGGGTATGTTGATATCAATCCGCTGGATGCCAAGGAGCTTGGTGTTGATGATGGCGATTATGTCTATATAGACGCAGATCCTGGAGATCGTCCTTACCGTGATCATATTGCCTCTACAGAAGCCTATAAAGTTGCACGTCTGCTTTTGCGGGCCCGCTACTATCCAGGTACCCCCAGAGGTGTGGCTCGTACCTGGCACAATATGTACGGTGCAACCTTTGGCAGTGTCAAAGGACATGAAACTCGGGAAGATGGTCTTGCAAAGAATCCTGAAACCAATTATCAGTCTATGTATCGCTACGGCTCTCACCAGAGTGCAACACGGGCTTGGTTAAAACCGACCCTGATGACAGAAAGTCTGGTTCATAAATCTATGTTTGGCCAAGGACTGGCAAAAGGGTTTGAGCCCGATATCCACTGCCCAGTAGGGGCTCCCCGTGAAGCTTTTGTCAAAATCACCCGTGCAGCCTCAGGAGGATTGGATGCCAAAGGAAAATGGCGACCCGTAACTTTAGGTTTCAGACCTACCTATGAGAGCAAGGCCATGAAAACCTATCTCAAGGGTCAATTTACTGGGGTCAAGAGATAA
- a CDS encoding dehydrogenase: MSEVKNWQINRQMEYPYEENRPKRQWAIVFDLNKCIACQTCSLACKTTWTSGKGQEYMFWNNVETKPWGSYPMAWDINILEKLGRQDWDKNGEKFAGKTIFEAAEPEEVAAHFFPTDEDWMYPNVGEDDCTGNLEAGAHLNLPHKHWFFYLPRTCAHCTYPACLAACPRKAIYKRPEDGIVLIDQSRCKGYGECVRACPYKKSMYNPYTRVSEKCIGCYPAVEQDKQPMCVQNCIGKIRIMGFINPPWKARADNPVDFLVHQKKLALPYYPQLGLEPNIYYIPPIHADLDYLTQMFGPRVEESIENYKKLKDDPLAQGLLVLMGSTDRIIHSFKVKDQRAYGYSAEGEEIVSVPLTENMVVRESYDDNIGASRHNTP; this comes from the coding sequence ATGTCAGAAGTTAAAAATTGGCAAATTAATCGTCAGATGGAATATCCTTACGAGGAAAATCGCCCCAAACGTCAATGGGCAATTGTATTTGACTTGAACAAATGTATCGCCTGTCAGACCTGTTCTTTGGCCTGTAAAACGACTTGGACCAGTGGCAAGGGGCAGGAATATATGTTTTGGAATAATGTTGAAACCAAGCCTTGGGGTTCTTATCCCATGGCCTGGGATATCAATATTCTTGAGAAACTGGGGCGGCAGGATTGGGATAAAAATGGTGAAAAATTTGCTGGAAAAACTATTTTCGAGGCAGCAGAACCTGAGGAAGTTGCGGCTCATTTTTTTCCAACAGATGAAGACTGGATGTATCCCAATGTGGGGGAAGATGACTGTACGGGAAATCTCGAAGCCGGTGCTCATTTGAATCTGCCTCATAAACACTGGTTCTTTTATTTGCCCAGAACCTGTGCGCACTGCACCTATCCTGCCTGTTTGGCTGCTTGTCCCCGCAAAGCCATCTATAAGCGACCCGAAGATGGGATTGTTCTAATTGATCAATCCAGATGCAAAGGCTATGGGGAATGTGTGCGGGCCTGTCCCTATAAAAAATCGATGTACAATCCCTATACACGTGTCAGTGAAAAGTGTATTGGGTGTTATCCTGCTGTGGAGCAGGATAAACAACCGATGTGTGTGCAAAACTGTATCGGTAAAATCAGAATTATGGGATTTATCAATCCCCCTTGGAAAGCACGTGCTGACAATCCCGTTGATTTTCTCGTACATCAAAAAAAATTGGCTTTGCCCTATTACCCTCAATTGGGGCTTGAACCGAATATTTATTATATTCCTCCTATCCACGCCGATCTCGATTATCTGACCCAGATGTTCGGGCCTCGGGTTGAAGAAAGTATTGAGAATTATAAAAAACTCAAGGACGATCCTTTGGCACAGGGACTCCTGGTTTTAATGGGCAGTACCGATCGGATTATCCACTCCTTCAAGGTAAAAGATCAAAGGGCCTATGGTTACAGTGCTGAGGGTGAAGAAATTGTTTCCGTTCCATTAACTGAAAATATGGTGGTTCGGGAGAGTTATGATGATAACATTGGTGCTTCACGGCACAATACGCCCTAG